In one window of Hypanus sabinus isolate sHypSab1 unplaced genomic scaffold, sHypSab1.hap1 scaffold_1138, whole genome shotgun sequence DNA:
- the LOC132386385 gene encoding gastrula zinc finger protein XlCGF26.1-like: MAHQRVHTRERPFTCSVCDKRFTHSSTLWKHQRVHTGEKPYICSVCGKRFTESSTLLVHQRVHTGEKPFTCSVCGKGFTRLSHLQSHERVHTGERPFTCSVCGKGFTDPSNLQRHQRVHTGEKPFICSECGKEFTELSNLQSHQRVHTGEKPFTCSECGKGFTDSSTLQSHQRVHTGEKPFTCSECGKGFTHLSNLRRHQRVHTGEKPFTCSECGKGFSESSTLLVHQRVHTGEKPFTCSECGKGFTASSTLHSHQRVHTGQKPFTCSVCGKGFTRSSNLQSHQQVHTGERPFTCSVCGKRFSHSSTLQNHQRVHTGEKPFTCSVCGKRFTQSSQVQSHLRVHTGEKPFTCSECGKGFTQLSQLLSHQRVHTREKPFTCSVCGKGFTDPSNLQSHQRVHTGKKPFTCSECGKGFAQSSQLLSHQRVHTDERPFPCSVCGKRFTHSSTLQRHQRVHTGEKPFTCSVCGKRFTRSSDLQSHHRIHTGKKPFTCSECGKRFTHSSTLQNHQRVHTGERPFPCSVCGKRFTRSSTLQRHQQVHNGEWPLL, encoded by the coding sequence atggctcaccagcgagttcacaccagggagcggccgttcacctgctcagtctgtgataagagattcactcactcttccaccctatggaaacaccagcgagttcatactggggagaagccatacatctgctcagtctgtgggaagagattcactgagtcatccaccctactggtacatcagcgagttcacactggggagaagccgttcacctgctctgtctgtgggaagggatttactcggttatcccacctacagagtcacgagcgagttcacactggggagaggcctttcacctgctcagtatgtgggaagggattcactgatccatccaacctacagagacatcagcgagttcacactggggagaagccgttcatctgctcagaatgtgggaaagaattcactgagttatccaacctgcagagtcaccagcgagttcacactggggagaaaccgttcacctgctcagagtgtgggaaaggattcactgattcatccaccctacagagtcatcagcgagttcacactggagagaagccgttcacctgctcagaatgtgggaaagggttcactcatttatccaacctacggagacaccagagagttcacactggggagaagccatttacctgctcagaatgtggtaaaggattcagtgagtcatccaccctactggtacatcagcgagttcacactggggagaagccgttcacctgctcagaatgtgggaaaggatttactgcTTCATCCACCCTGCATAGTCACCAGcgcgttcacactgggcagaagcctttcacctgctcagtctgtgggaaaggattcactcggtcatccaacctacagagtcatcagcaagttcacactggagagaggccattcacctgctcagtctgtgggaagagattctctcattcatccaccctacagaatcatcagcgagttcacactggggagaagccattcacctgctcagtctgtgggaagagattcactcagtcatcccaagtaCAGAGtcatctgcgagttcacactggggagaagccgttcacctgttcagaatgtgggaagggatttactcagttatcccaactactgagtcatcagcgagttcacactagggagaagccgttcacctgctcagtctgtgggaagggattcactgatccatccaacctacagagtcatcagcgagttcacactgggaagaagccgttcacctgttcagaatgtgggaagggatttgcacagtcatcccaactactgagtcatcagcgagttcatactgatgAGAGACCATtcccctgctcagtctgtggaaagagattcacacattcatccaccctacagagacaccagcgagttcacactggggagaagccattcacctgctcagtctgtgggaagagattcactcggtcatctgacctacagagtcatcatcgaattcacactgggaagaagccattcacttgctcagaatgtgggaagagattcactcattcatccaccctacagaatcaccagcgagttcacactggggagaggccattcccctgctcagtatgtgggaagagattcactcgctcttccaccctgcagagacatcagcaagttcacaatggggagtggccattgttatga